A single Candidatus Omnitrophota bacterium DNA region contains:
- the infB gene encoding translation initiation factor IF-2, which translates to MKVADLAKLYNLSSDDVLGKLKAMKLKAKDSQQELSGAVVAVLRSELGKMRPSASVKKPEPPKAKDEIKEAKPVKEAKAAKPAKAAKTAAAAEPPAAKSKVSKITKKAAPEKAKEAVKPEEPAPVPPAAVKADPAPAAAPAVTESAAKSRVPISSEPFVAVKPTLKRKRRPMGRSDHFGRPHAHPGEALPGAGEPSGSFSAPAFTDGAGAAVSGLKPLEINVPITVKDFAVKVQEKVSVILKQLMQMGVLATINQNLGEDIVRKLAHALGYEVTQIKTLEQQLIDVHKEEQDDPSLLKSRAPVVTFMGHVDHGKTSLLDKIRKSKVAEGEHGGITQHIGAYSVSVSKGRITFLDTPGHEAFTAMRARGAHITDLVVLVVAADEGIMPQTTEALDHARAAGVPIVVALNKIDRPNADQDGVKKQLMNLGLVPEEWWVDGMPGKKTVVVGVSALTGEGIDSLLEMILLEAELLELRANYDKKATGIVVDAHMSQGRGSVADLIIQSGTLRSNDIVVVGPHYGKIKAMFDDRERPITESGPSTPVQILGLPAVPEAGELFYVVEDEKRAREITQVRQEYFKAAKLRPLQKITLEDLYSHVKEGKLKELNVILKADVQGSVEALQDSLEKIPSEEVKIKFIHLGVGDINASDVILAVASNAIIIGFHVELDTRGQEELEKQPVDVRLYRIIYDAVNDIRKALEGLLEPKLKKKFLSRIEVRQVFKLSKSGIVAGCFVVKGKVHRKAKAELIRNGEVAYTGSISSLKRFKDDVRDVAEGFECGLTLEGFDKFEPGDIIEAFEVESIARTL; encoded by the coding sequence ATGAAAGTTGCAGACTTAGCCAAATTATACAATTTATCCAGCGATGACGTTTTGGGAAAACTTAAGGCCATGAAGCTCAAGGCCAAAGATTCCCAACAGGAACTGAGCGGGGCCGTGGTCGCGGTTTTGCGCAGCGAGCTTGGCAAGATGAGGCCGAGTGCCTCCGTGAAAAAGCCTGAACCGCCCAAGGCCAAGGACGAAATCAAAGAGGCCAAGCCGGTGAAAGAGGCCAAAGCGGCCAAACCGGCGAAAGCCGCTAAAACAGCGGCCGCGGCGGAACCGCCGGCCGCAAAATCCAAAGTTTCCAAAATAACGAAAAAGGCTGCGCCCGAGAAAGCCAAAGAAGCGGTCAAGCCGGAGGAACCGGCCCCGGTCCCCCCGGCGGCTGTTAAAGCTGACCCTGCCCCTGCGGCCGCTCCTGCCGTGACCGAATCGGCGGCCAAGTCAAGGGTCCCGATTTCCAGCGAACCTTTTGTTGCTGTGAAGCCGACATTGAAGCGCAAAAGACGGCCCATGGGAAGGTCGGACCATTTTGGCCGGCCGCACGCGCACCCGGGGGAAGCTTTGCCTGGGGCCGGGGAACCGTCCGGTTCTTTCTCGGCGCCTGCGTTTACGGACGGCGCCGGGGCTGCCGTTTCCGGTCTCAAACCGTTGGAAATCAATGTCCCGATCACGGTCAAGGATTTTGCCGTCAAGGTCCAGGAAAAAGTGAGCGTGATCCTCAAGCAATTGATGCAGATGGGTGTCCTGGCCACGATCAACCAGAATCTCGGCGAAGACATTGTGAGAAAACTCGCTCATGCCCTTGGTTATGAGGTCACACAGATCAAAACTTTGGAACAGCAGTTGATCGATGTCCACAAGGAGGAACAGGACGATCCCTCGCTCCTCAAATCCCGCGCTCCGGTCGTGACGTTCATGGGCCATGTTGACCACGGAAAGACGTCCCTGCTGGACAAGATCCGCAAGAGCAAGGTCGCCGAGGGAGAGCACGGCGGCATCACCCAGCATATCGGGGCGTATTCCGTGAGCGTTTCCAAGGGGCGCATCACCTTCCTGGACACGCCGGGCCATGAGGCCTTTACGGCCATGCGGGCCCGCGGGGCGCATATCACGGACCTCGTTGTGCTGGTCGTGGCGGCGGACGAAGGGATTATGCCCCAGACCACCGAGGCCCTGGATCATGCCCGCGCCGCCGGGGTCCCGATCGTCGTGGCCTTGAACAAAATTGACAGGCCCAACGCCGATCAGGACGGCGTCAAGAAACAGCTCATGAACCTCGGGCTCGTGCCCGAGGAATGGTGGGTGGACGGCATGCCGGGAAAGAAGACGGTCGTTGTCGGCGTGTCCGCCTTGACCGGCGAAGGGATCGACAGTCTTCTGGAAATGATCCTGCTGGAAGCGGAGCTTTTGGAACTGAGAGCCAACTATGACAAGAAGGCCACCGGCATTGTTGTCGACGCGCATATGAGCCAGGGCCGGGGGTCCGTTGCGGATTTGATCATCCAGAGCGGGACCCTGCGGAGCAACGATATTGTGGTGGTGGGGCCTCATTACGGCAAGATCAAGGCCATGTTCGACGACCGGGAACGGCCGATCACCGAATCCGGCCCTTCAACCCCGGTGCAGATCCTCGGCCTCCCGGCCGTTCCGGAAGCCGGAGAGCTGTTCTATGTGGTTGAGGACGAGAAGCGGGCGAGGGAGATCACCCAGGTCAGGCAGGAATATTTCAAGGCCGCCAAACTCAGGCCGCTCCAGAAAATCACCCTGGAAGACCTTTATTCCCATGTCAAGGAGGGCAAACTCAAGGAATTGAACGTTATCCTCAAGGCCGACGTTCAGGGGTCCGTTGAAGCCCTGCAGGATTCTTTGGAAAAGATTCCCAGCGAAGAAGTGAAGATCAAATTCATCCACCTCGGCGTAGGAGACATCAACGCTTCCGACGTGATCCTGGCGGTGGCTTCCAACGCCATCATCATCGGATTCCATGTGGAGCTCGACACCCGCGGCCAGGAGGAACTGGAAAAGCAGCCGGTGGACGTCCGTTTGTACCGCATCATCTATGACGCCGTCAATGACATCCGCAAGGCCCTGGAAGGGCTTCTGGAACCGAAGCTCAAGAAGAAGTTTTTAAGCCGCATTGAGGTCCGCCAGGTGTTCAAGCTCAGCAAGTCCGGGATCGTCGCCGGATGTTTTGTGGTGAAGGGGAAGGTCCACCGCAAGGCCAAGGCCGAGCTGATCCGCAACGGAGAGGTGGCGTATACTGGCAGCATTTCCTCCCTGAAGCGTTTCAAGGACGATGTCCGGGACGTGGCCGAAGGTTTTGAATGCGGCCTCACCCTGGAAGGGTTCGACAAATTTGAGCCCGGCGACATCATCGAGGCTTTCGAAGTGGAATCCATCGCCCGGACCTTGTAA
- the nusA gene encoding transcription termination factor NusA produces the protein MDRSELLAILEQLERDKGINKEILIEAVEAAVASAAKKVWTVGKEEDIKVVLDRKSGKLTAYAAGQEIRSSEFGRIAAQTAKQVVIQKIREAEKDVVFGEFQTRVGQIISGGVYRFEKGSIIIDLGKTEGMVPRSEQSPKEEFKQGDRIRAYVLEVKRDAKGPVIILSRANPNFVKRLFELEVPEIYEGIVEIKSIARDVGERTKIAVHSKDDKVDCVGACVGMRGARVKNIVSELQGEKIDIIRHSDDIKEYIQEALKPAEISQIQINSASKRANIIVNEDQLSVAIGKHGQNVRLASSLVGWEINIFTADQWKEHQAAMEAEQQPKKSESVPAKAAVAEPAAKGKDALCTLEDVPGLGEKILAALKDKGIDTLEKLSQQNPDDLTEIKGLGKIKAEKVVNEAKSMLKENS, from the coding sequence ATGGACAGAAGTGAATTGTTGGCAATTCTGGAACAACTTGAGCGCGACAAGGGCATCAATAAGGAGATTTTGATCGAGGCGGTGGAAGCCGCGGTCGCCTCGGCAGCGAAAAAGGTGTGGACGGTGGGCAAGGAAGAGGACATCAAGGTGGTCCTGGACCGCAAGAGCGGCAAACTCACCGCGTACGCGGCGGGCCAGGAGATCCGGTCCAGCGAGTTCGGCCGCATCGCCGCCCAGACCGCCAAACAGGTGGTCATCCAGAAAATCCGCGAAGCCGAAAAGGACGTGGTGTTCGGAGAATTTCAGACCCGCGTCGGGCAGATCATCAGCGGCGGGGTTTACCGCTTTGAGAAAGGCAGCATCATCATTGATCTGGGAAAGACCGAAGGCATGGTCCCGCGCAGCGAGCAGTCTCCCAAGGAAGAGTTTAAGCAGGGGGACCGTATCCGGGCTTATGTCCTGGAAGTCAAGCGCGACGCCAAGGGGCCTGTCATCATCCTGTCGCGCGCCAACCCGAATTTTGTGAAGCGTCTGTTTGAATTGGAGGTCCCGGAGATTTACGAAGGGATCGTCGAGATCAAGTCTATCGCCCGCGATGTCGGTGAGCGGACCAAGATCGCGGTTCATTCCAAGGACGACAAGGTGGACTGCGTGGGCGCCTGCGTGGGGATGCGGGGGGCGAGAGTCAAAAACATCGTTTCCGAACTCCAGGGCGAGAAGATCGACATCATCCGTCATTCGGACGACATCAAGGAATATATCCAGGAAGCCCTCAAGCCGGCCGAGATCTCGCAGATCCAGATCAACTCGGCCTCAAAACGGGCCAACATCATCGTGAATGAAGATCAGTTGTCGGTGGCCATCGGCAAGCACGGGCAGAACGTCCGGCTGGCCAGCAGTCTGGTCGGCTGGGAGATCAATATCTTCACGGCCGATCAGTGGAAAGAACACCAGGCCGCGATGGAAGCCGAACAGCAGCCGAAAAAATCCGAATCAGTGCCTGCAAAGGCGGCGGTCGCAGAACCGGCAGCTAAAGGGAAAGATGCGCTGTGTACCCTGGAAGACGTTCCCGGGCTGGGCGAAAAAATCCTGGCGGCGCTCAAGGACAAGGGAATTGACACTCTGGAGAAACTTTCCCAGCAGAATCCGGATGATTTGACAGAGATAAAGGGTTTGGGTAAAATCAAAGCGGAAAAAGTCGTCAATGAGGCGAAATCCATGCTAAAGGAGAACTCGTAA
- a CDS encoding segregation/condensation protein A: MGYKIKLDTFEGPLDLLLYLIKKDDIDICDIPIAKITDQYLSYIELMKMLDLEVVGDFLVMAATLMQIKSKMLLPPDPSEVQPEEEDPRDELVRRLQEYKMFKEIAEKLKEKELFRQDLFGRKLDEGKTKELRNDAKEVFFEANLFDLITAFTKALNKFKDETVYQVDKEEYTVEQKIHDILHVLLDRESVMLADLFAKSRNKLEAIVTFMAVLELIRLKEILVFQKRIFDDIQVSRNRSNVVPDDKSAPPPADK; the protein is encoded by the coding sequence ATGGGATATAAAATCAAGCTCGACACTTTTGAAGGCCCCCTGGACCTCCTTCTGTACCTGATCAAGAAGGACGATATCGATATCTGCGACATTCCCATCGCCAAGATCACGGACCAGTATCTGTCGTATATCGAGCTCATGAAGATGCTGGACCTGGAGGTTGTGGGCGATTTCCTGGTCATGGCCGCGACCCTGATGCAGATCAAGTCCAAGATGCTCCTGCCGCCTGATCCCAGCGAGGTGCAGCCGGAAGAGGAAGACCCCCGCGATGAGCTGGTGCGGCGCCTGCAGGAATACAAAATGTTCAAGGAGATCGCCGAGAAGCTCAAAGAGAAGGAGCTTTTTCGCCAGGACCTGTTCGGACGGAAACTGGACGAGGGAAAGACCAAGGAGCTTCGTAACGACGCCAAGGAAGTGTTTTTTGAGGCGAACCTGTTCGACCTGATCACGGCCTTCACCAAGGCGTTGAACAAGTTTAAGGACGAGACGGTCTACCAGGTCGATAAAGAGGAATATACCGTCGAGCAAAAGATTCACGACATCCTGCATGTCCTCCTGGACAGAGAGTCCGTGATGCTGGCGGACCTTTTTGCGAAGTCCCGCAACAAGCTGGAGGCGATCGTGACCTTTATGGCGGTTCTGGAGCTGATCCGGCTGAAAGAGATCCTCGTTTTTCAGAAGAGGATTTTTGACGACATCCAGGTCTCGCGCAACCGCAGCAACGTTGTCCCGGACGACAAATCCGCTCCGCCTCCGGCGGACAAGTAA
- the rimP gene encoding ribosome maturation factor RimP, translated as MISQDVLDKIRGMLEPLVAEKMLELVGFRVVLHGRTHAIEVFVDRPRGGISLDECAGLNRKMVDTMDAENMFGGDYSLEVSSPGLDWPLKTPGDFLRVSGRAVHFFLEEPVNGKWEHIGDIAGVDGDCVRVSGRTGELAIPFSKIKKAVQYID; from the coding sequence ATGATTTCTCAGGACGTGCTGGATAAAATCCGGGGGATGCTGGAGCCCCTGGTGGCGGAAAAAATGCTGGAGCTTGTGGGTTTCCGGGTCGTTCTGCATGGCCGCACGCACGCGATCGAGGTTTTTGTGGACCGTCCCCGGGGCGGCATTTCGCTGGATGAATGCGCGGGACTCAACCGCAAGATGGTGGACACGATGGACGCCGAAAACATGTTCGGCGGCGATTATTCTCTGGAAGTCTCTTCGCCGGGGCTGGATTGGCCGTTGAAAACTCCCGGGGATTTCTTGCGCGTGTCGGGCCGGGCCGTCCACTTTTTTTTGGAAGAACCGGTCAATGGGAAATGGGAGCATATCGGGGACATCGCCGGAGTTGACGGAGATTGTGTCCGCGTTTCGGGCCGAACCGGGGAGCTGGCGATCCCTTTCAGTAAAATCAAAAAAGCCGTACAATACATCGATTAG
- the proS gene encoding proline--tRNA ligase, whose translation MYWSKYFIPTLKEIPVGTEAVSHQLLLRAGHINMLTSGVYTYLPLGLRVLEKVSRIIREEMNRAGALELFLPVLQPIEIWQKSGRDQVLKDVMIRFKDNRGRDMCLGPTHEEVITELVRGFVQSYRQLPVTLYQIQTKFRDEIRTRFGIVRACEFIMKDAYSFDRDEAGLKKNYQLMHDAYVRIFSRCDLKVVIKEADSGAMGGKLSHEFLIPAPIGEDEIEISKDGRTEKQVAIELGHIFQLGTKYSESMGCLFLDEDGKQKPAIMGCYGIGVSRMIAAIVETHYDKNGIIWPPGVAPFDVEILPVQVQDAALMETAEKFYRELTGAGLEVLLDDRDESAGRKFNDADLIGIPYRIVIGKKAFAQGMVEVKDRATGQMSTVAVDQAVGHLRKILDR comes from the coding sequence ATGTACTGGTCAAAATATTTTATTCCCACGTTGAAGGAAATCCCCGTCGGGACGGAGGCGGTGAGCCATCAGCTGCTGTTGAGGGCGGGGCACATCAACATGCTGACCTCCGGGGTTTATACCTATCTTCCCCTGGGGTTGCGCGTGCTGGAAAAAGTGTCCCGGATCATCCGCGAGGAGATGAACAGGGCCGGGGCCCTGGAGCTTTTCCTGCCCGTGCTGCAGCCGATCGAGATCTGGCAGAAGAGCGGCCGGGACCAGGTCCTCAAGGACGTGATGATCCGTTTCAAGGACAACCGGGGCCGGGACATGTGCCTTGGCCCGACCCATGAAGAGGTGATCACGGAACTGGTCCGCGGGTTTGTTCAATCGTACCGTCAGCTGCCGGTGACCCTCTACCAGATCCAGACCAAGTTCCGGGATGAGATCCGCACCCGGTTCGGGATCGTGCGGGCCTGCGAATTCATCATGAAAGACGCGTACAGTTTTGACAGGGATGAGGCCGGGCTCAAGAAAAATTATCAGCTGATGCATGACGCTTATGTCCGGATCTTTTCCCGCTGCGATTTGAAGGTCGTGATCAAGGAAGCGGATTCGGGCGCGATGGGCGGCAAGCTTTCGCATGAATTCCTGATCCCGGCGCCCATCGGCGAGGATGAAATCGAAATCAGCAAGGACGGCCGCACCGAGAAGCAGGTGGCCATCGAGCTGGGGCATATTTTCCAGTTGGGGACCAAGTACAGCGAGTCCATGGGGTGCCTGTTCCTGGATGAGGACGGTAAGCAAAAACCGGCCATCATGGGATGTTACGGGATCGGGGTGAGCCGCATGATCGCGGCCATCGTCGAGACCCATTATGATAAAAACGGCATCATCTGGCCGCCCGGCGTGGCCCCGTTCGACGTTGAAATCCTGCCGGTCCAGGTGCAGGATGCCGCGCTCATGGAAACGGCCGAAAAGTTTTACCGGGAATTGACCGGGGCCGGGCTGGAGGTCCTGTTGGACGACAGGGACGAAAGCGCGGGGCGGAAATTCAACGATGCGGATTTGATCGGCATCCCGTACCGGATCGTCATCGGGAAAAAAGCCTTTGCCCAAGGCATGGTGGAGGTCAAGGACCGGGCCACCGGCCAGATGTCGACGGTCGCGGTCGACCAGGCGGTCGGGCATCTCCGGAAGATTTTGGACCGTTGA
- the trpS gene encoding tryptophan--tRNA ligase, which produces MKKKVVFSGMRPTGKLHLGHLVGALQNWVPMQDTHACVFGIVDWHALMGEYENSSGISENIIDMALDWMACGIDPEKSIVFVQSQVPQHLELAMILSCLTPLGWLERNPTYKEQLREITTRDLQTYAFLGYPVLQAADILLYKANAVPIGEDQLPHLELTREILRRFHHLYKVRIFPECEAILTQTPRLLGVDGRKMSKSYQNAINLSDSPEDVTAKVKQMFTDPRRIKLADPGHPDECNVYSYFQVFAPEHAADVHAWCTGAKKGCTDCKLFFAGALMKRLKPIQDKRKALAARKDRIREILEEGRKKAAAIAEKTMLEVKEAVFAHGI; this is translated from the coding sequence ATGAAGAAAAAAGTCGTATTCAGCGGGATGCGCCCGACCGGCAAGCTCCATCTGGGGCATCTCGTCGGCGCTCTCCAGAACTGGGTCCCCATGCAGGACACGCATGCCTGCGTTTTCGGGATCGTGGACTGGCACGCCCTGATGGGGGAATACGAGAACAGCTCCGGGATCTCCGAGAATATCATAGACATGGCGCTGGACTGGATGGCCTGCGGGATCGATCCCGAGAAGTCGATTGTCTTTGTCCAGTCGCAGGTTCCCCAGCATCTGGAGCTGGCCATGATCCTGTCCTGCCTCACTCCCCTGGGCTGGCTGGAACGCAACCCGACCTACAAGGAACAGCTCCGGGAAATCACGACGCGCGATCTGCAGACGTACGCCTTCCTCGGATATCCTGTCCTGCAGGCGGCCGACATCCTGCTTTATAAAGCCAATGCCGTTCCGATCGGCGAGGACCAGCTGCCTCACCTGGAACTGACGCGGGAAATCCTGCGCCGGTTCCATCACCTTTACAAAGTCCGGATTTTTCCCGAGTGTGAAGCCATCCTCACGCAAACCCCGCGGCTTTTAGGAGTTGACGGTCGCAAGATGAGCAAGAGTTATCAGAACGCCATCAATCTGTCCGATTCTCCGGAAGACGTTACGGCCAAGGTCAAGCAGATGTTCACCGATCCCCGGCGGATCAAGCTGGCCGACCCCGGGCACCCGGACGAATGCAATGTGTATTCGTATTTTCAGGTCTTTGCCCCGGAACACGCGGCGGATGTCCATGCCTGGTGCACGGGAGCGAAGAAAGGATGCACGGACTGTAAATTATTTTTTGCCGGGGCCCTGATGAAGCGGCTCAAGCCCATTCAGGACAAACGGAAGGCCCTCGCCGCCAGGAAAGACCGCATCCGCGAGATCCTGGAAGAGGGCCGTAAAAAGGCCGCGGCCATCGCGGAGAAAACCATGCTCGAGGTCAAGGAGGCCGTGTTCGCCCATGGGATATAA
- the ruvB gene encoding Holliday junction branch migration DNA helicase RuvB, which translates to MTDERRRLVVNQETEEDKIIGLSLRPSRLDEFVGQKDIVENLRVSIEATKQRQEPLEHMLFSGPPGLGKTSLAYIISHEMGARITVTSGPAIERAGDLIGILTNLELGDILFIDEIHRLSKVVEEFLYPAMENYKIDFVVDKGPHARTINFSLKPFTIIGATTRSGLLASPLRDRFGIFHHLDFYSPDDLSCIIENSARKLNVAIDAESCREIAGRARGTPRIANRLLRRVRDFAQVKTADGRVGKAVVDQAMVTLGIDAIGLDEIDRRLLRVIDANYKGGPVGIDALAATLNEEVDTLVDVVEPYLLKIGLLKRTSRGRELTEAAVRHIRGTSLAKSKSPKDLF; encoded by the coding sequence ATGACGGACGAACGACGCCGCTTGGTCGTCAATCAGGAAACCGAGGAAGACAAGATCATCGGGCTGTCTCTGCGCCCCTCGCGGCTGGATGAGTTTGTCGGGCAGAAGGACATCGTCGAAAATCTGCGCGTTTCCATTGAAGCCACGAAACAGCGTCAGGAACCCCTGGAACACATGCTGTTTTCCGGCCCGCCCGGACTGGGCAAGACGTCTCTGGCGTACATCATTTCCCATGAGATGGGCGCCCGCATCACCGTGACCTCCGGCCCCGCGATCGAGCGGGCGGGGGACCTCATCGGGATCCTGACCAACCTGGAGCTCGGCGACATCCTTTTCATCGACGAGATCCACCGGCTTTCCAAGGTCGTGGAGGAATTCCTTTACCCGGCCATGGAAAATTACAAGATCGATTTTGTGGTGGACAAAGGCCCGCATGCCCGGACGATCAATTTCAGCCTCAAGCCGTTCACGATCATCGGGGCCACGACCCGCAGCGGGCTTCTGGCCTCGCCCCTGCGCGACCGTTTCGGGATCTTTCACCACCTGGATTTTTATTCCCCGGATGATTTGAGCTGCATCATCGAGAATTCCGCCCGCAAACTGAACGTCGCGATCGACGCCGAGTCCTGCCGGGAGATCGCCGGCCGGGCCCGGGGCACGCCGCGCATCGCCAACCGGCTTCTGCGCCGCGTGCGGGATTTCGCCCAGGTCAAGACCGCGGACGGCCGGGTCGGCAAAGCCGTGGTCGATCAGGCCATGGTCACGCTGGGGATCGACGCGATCGGGCTGGATGAAATCGACCGCCGCCTCTTGCGCGTGATCGACGCCAATTATAAGGGGGGGCCTGTCGGGATCGATGCTTTGGCAGCAACCCTGAATGAAGAGGTGGATACCCTTGTGGATGTGGTCGAGCCGTATCTGTTGAAGATCGGTCTGCTCAAACGCACTTCGCGCGGCCGGGAACTCACCGAAGCCGCCGTCCGGCATATCCGCGGGACATCGTTGGCCAAGTCTAAATCCCCCAAAGACC